In Actinoplanes derwentensis, the following proteins share a genomic window:
- a CDS encoding transcriptional regulator, translating to MTDLLVLHALRCMGFTDLERVADTTGLSTPEAESRLIDLAVAGLVTRIAGPFGGWGVTQAGKAEDARLIAEELATAGSRPAVASAYEAFLLLNPELLDLCSAWHMRTVSGVAEVNDHSDAAYDGRVLIRFTDLDSRAAPVCVSLTTALPRFSGYRARLATALARAESGEREHLTDTTTSYHAVWFQLHEDLLVTLGIPR from the coding sequence ATGACGGACCTACTGGTGTTGCACGCGTTGCGGTGCATGGGCTTCACCGACCTGGAGCGGGTCGCCGACACCACCGGCCTGTCCACACCCGAGGCGGAGTCCCGCCTGATCGACCTGGCGGTGGCCGGCCTGGTGACGAGGATTGCCGGCCCTTTCGGCGGCTGGGGCGTGACCCAGGCGGGCAAGGCCGAAGACGCCCGGCTGATCGCCGAGGAACTGGCCACCGCCGGTTCACGCCCTGCGGTGGCCAGTGCTTACGAGGCCTTCCTGCTGCTCAATCCCGAACTGCTGGACCTCTGCTCGGCCTGGCACATGCGCACGGTCAGCGGCGTGGCCGAGGTGAACGACCACAGCGACGCCGCCTACGACGGCCGGGTCCTGATCCGTTTCACCGATTTGGACAGCCGGGCCGCCCCGGTCTGCGTGTCCTTGACCACCGCATTGCCACGCTTCAGCGGTTACCGTGCCCGGCTGGCAACAGCACTGGCCCGCGCCGAGTCAGGCGAGCGGGAGCATTTGACCGACACCACCACGTCGTATCACGCCGTATGGTTCCAGCTCCACGAAGACCTACTGGTCACCTTGGGCATCCCGCGATGA
- a CDS encoding PLD nuclease N-terminal domain-containing protein: MIRLYSLFVLVDLVLIVCALISCLSAEEHEVRALPRVVWVFLILLFSPIGGIAWFVAGRPARPVKLSNGTTWRPGSGFPEKERPRAPDDDPDFLKTINKKDDDDLMKKWEADLRRREEELRRKEGGES; the protein is encoded by the coding sequence GTGATTCGTCTCTACTCCCTGTTCGTGCTGGTCGACCTGGTGTTGATCGTCTGCGCGCTGATCTCCTGTCTTTCTGCCGAGGAGCATGAGGTCCGGGCTCTGCCCCGGGTCGTCTGGGTGTTCCTGATTCTGTTGTTCTCGCCGATCGGTGGTATCGCCTGGTTCGTGGCCGGTCGTCCGGCGCGTCCGGTGAAGCTCAGCAACGGCACCACCTGGCGGCCGGGCAGTGGCTTTCCGGAGAAGGAACGTCCTCGGGCGCCTGACGACGACCCGGATTTCCTGAAGACCATCAACAAGAAGGACGACGACGACCTGATGAAGAAGTGGGAAGCCGACCTGCGTCGCCGTGAGGAGGAGTTGCGCCGTAAAGAAGGCGGCGAGAGCTGA
- a CDS encoding PAS domain S-box protein yields the protein MGVGYLEPLVDRPVLAEAFARSPVPKVVTSLAPGEVGTLSEVNEAFCELLGYRRDQLIGRSWRGLVADEDVNGVNAVLSSMTLGKARYAAIERVLLRSDGTPVWVRAQTVVVNDGSGRAYAVGEILDSSGRKALAQSEARFRTMIDSSPIAMAVLGPDGDWLRTNPAVPELFGYTGLELARVPLPATVHPDDRDEVRAVFAELVSGERDGFRGRRRFQHKDGQELICLLSVTALRGGPGIAVQILAQIVDVTETAAAERASSRETVRLRSTIAVQREIAEVANDREAVLRLMTERALSVLPAGDGAGVQVLDPASGMLRSVAGIGRLAGREVPPMRPGEALAGLAMSSGGPVRCDDTGTDPRVNRSVAVSAGTRSLLLAPLRAPGSEPFGVLMVGSSRVAAFTEGDEQQLTLLADALGAALRHAEDIAARDESLERSTAALRSLEQERAAVMTALHQLARSERQFAEVFDHSPIAKIVIGVHGADRGRIVLANPAFCRLLGYHPSEALGLRWWDVTTWPIEEVEQELTILASGTRNRGVRESVLVRRDGSHLAVMSATSAIVDDEGVTGAVIQLLDMTAEREAQAAAVRELRRLRHTLAVQREILTVAADRDATIRVVAQRAVELFPAADGAAIELADGTTVVHGVTAGIRSTLVAPLHAGTGALQVTSGRAGAFDDADEQQLALLAESLSAALRHADDTVQRTRAVGELEVSENRFRLTFDNSPLGVALCSLQPGEVGRYVQVNPAMTVITGYSAAELITMTDSDLQRPQDAGLAERRYRHRDGHTIWVAVRTAVVRGPDGTPRYVVNQVEDVTARRAADAELRRHARALELIPDAVIVREMDGTIRWWNAGASDLYGWPLTAVQGKITHQLLATVFPGGVGGDEHARLMLRDGRWDGPLDHLTADGSTVTVLSRQVLHQPDADGDGESAPQILEINTDVTAARAAELALAESEQRFRGQFANSAVGQVIQALDGHLLAANAAYAAMLGRTVEEVVTFDNDDLLDPDDLVEHTRLTAGLFAGEAVAYTHQSRLRHAEGHWIDAEATVSLVRDNFGRPKHLIAVVTDVSVRRAAERARDDASAALAGRATELEAANQLKLDIIGMLGHEIGNPLTAIRGHAEVLVDDWSRLTDERRAKAIDAIYRQAGRLDDIVQEVLAMVTIESGTIHADRQALSVRTEIGRALSVLDEIVPVLGDDGRVVVHPGHLQQILVNLITNAAKYGGGATAIRIAEAERRVRITVEDHGPGVPDEFRGRLFDRLTRADRDARHVTGTGLGLYIVRGLAHANHGEIDYEPRPGGGSHFILELQATPD from the coding sequence GTGGGTGTCGGATACCTCGAGCCGCTGGTCGACCGGCCGGTCCTGGCGGAGGCTTTCGCGCGCAGTCCCGTGCCGAAGGTCGTCACGAGTCTCGCCCCCGGCGAGGTGGGCACCCTCTCCGAGGTCAACGAGGCCTTCTGTGAGCTGCTCGGGTATCGCCGTGACCAGCTGATCGGCCGGTCCTGGCGAGGGCTGGTGGCCGACGAGGACGTCAACGGTGTCAACGCGGTCCTCTCGTCGATGACTCTCGGCAAGGCCAGGTATGCCGCGATCGAACGGGTGCTGCTGCGCAGTGACGGAACCCCGGTGTGGGTGCGGGCGCAGACCGTCGTGGTCAACGACGGGAGTGGTCGGGCGTACGCCGTCGGTGAGATCTTGGACAGCAGCGGCCGGAAGGCGCTCGCCCAGAGTGAGGCGCGCTTTCGCACGATGATCGATTCATCACCGATCGCGATGGCGGTGCTCGGGCCGGACGGTGACTGGCTGCGCACGAATCCGGCGGTGCCGGAGCTGTTCGGTTACACGGGGCTGGAGCTGGCGCGGGTGCCGCTGCCGGCGACGGTGCACCCGGACGACCGGGACGAGGTGCGGGCTGTGTTCGCCGAGCTGGTGTCGGGTGAGCGTGACGGGTTCCGGGGGCGGCGGCGTTTCCAGCACAAGGACGGCCAGGAGCTGATCTGCCTGCTCAGCGTCACCGCGTTGCGGGGTGGGCCGGGTATCGCGGTGCAGATTCTCGCGCAGATCGTCGACGTCACCGAGACGGCCGCCGCGGAGCGGGCCAGCAGCCGGGAGACCGTACGGCTGCGCAGCACGATCGCGGTGCAGCGGGAGATCGCCGAGGTCGCCAACGACCGGGAGGCCGTGCTGCGGCTGATGACCGAACGTGCCTTGAGTGTGCTGCCGGCCGGGGACGGTGCGGGGGTGCAGGTTCTCGATCCGGCGAGCGGGATGTTGCGGTCGGTCGCCGGGATCGGGCGCCTCGCCGGGCGTGAGGTGCCGCCGATGCGGCCGGGTGAGGCACTGGCGGGGCTGGCGATGTCGTCGGGTGGGCCGGTGCGCTGCGACGACACCGGAACCGATCCGCGGGTGAACCGGTCGGTCGCGGTGAGCGCCGGGACGCGGTCGCTGCTGTTGGCCCCATTGCGGGCTCCGGGTAGTGAGCCGTTCGGGGTGCTGATGGTCGGCAGTTCCCGGGTGGCGGCGTTCACCGAGGGTGATGAACAGCAGCTCACACTGTTGGCCGACGCGCTCGGTGCGGCTCTGCGGCATGCCGAGGACATCGCGGCCCGCGATGAATCGCTGGAACGGTCGACGGCCGCGCTGCGTTCGCTGGAGCAGGAACGCGCCGCCGTGATGACCGCCTTGCATCAGCTGGCCCGTAGTGAGCGGCAGTTCGCCGAGGTGTTCGACCACAGCCCGATCGCCAAGATCGTGATCGGGGTGCACGGCGCCGACCGGGGCCGGATCGTGCTGGCCAACCCGGCCTTCTGCCGGTTGCTCGGCTACCACCCGTCCGAAGCGCTGGGCCTGCGGTGGTGGGACGTCACCACCTGGCCGATCGAGGAAGTCGAACAGGAGCTGACAATCCTGGCGAGCGGAACCCGGAACCGGGGCGTACGAGAGTCGGTGCTCGTCCGCCGGGACGGCTCCCACCTGGCCGTGATGTCGGCGACCTCAGCCATCGTCGACGACGAGGGGGTCACCGGGGCAGTCATCCAGCTTCTCGACATGACCGCCGAGCGGGAGGCCCAGGCCGCCGCCGTCCGGGAACTACGGAGACTGCGGCACACTCTCGCCGTGCAGCGGGAGATCCTGACGGTGGCCGCCGACCGGGACGCCACCATCCGGGTGGTCGCGCAACGGGCGGTCGAACTGTTCCCGGCTGCCGACGGCGCCGCGATCGAACTCGCCGACGGCACCACCGTGGTCCACGGCGTCACCGCGGGCATCAGGTCGACGCTTGTCGCCCCGCTGCACGCCGGGACCGGCGCTCTCCAGGTCACCTCGGGACGGGCCGGGGCCTTCGACGACGCCGACGAACAGCAGCTCGCCCTGCTCGCCGAGAGTCTCAGCGCCGCGCTGCGGCACGCCGACGACACCGTGCAGCGCACCCGGGCGGTCGGCGAGTTGGAGGTCAGTGAGAACCGGTTCCGGCTCACCTTCGACAATTCGCCGCTCGGGGTGGCCCTGTGCAGCCTGCAACCCGGCGAGGTGGGCCGGTACGTGCAGGTCAACCCGGCGATGACGGTGATCACCGGGTACTCCGCCGCCGAGCTGATCACGATGACCGATTCTGATCTGCAGCGGCCGCAGGACGCCGGGCTCGCCGAGCGCCGCTACCGGCACCGGGACGGGCACACCATCTGGGTGGCGGTGCGCACCGCGGTGGTGCGCGGGCCGGACGGCACCCCGCGCTACGTGGTCAACCAGGTCGAGGACGTGACCGCCCGCCGGGCCGCTGACGCCGAACTGCGCCGGCATGCCCGGGCGCTGGAGCTGATCCCGGACGCGGTCATCGTCCGGGAGATGGACGGCACCATCCGGTGGTGGAACGCGGGAGCCTCCGACCTGTACGGATGGCCGCTCACCGCGGTCCAGGGCAAGATCACCCATCAGCTCCTGGCCACCGTGTTCCCCGGTGGCGTCGGCGGTGACGAGCATGCCCGGCTGATGCTGCGCGACGGGCGCTGGGACGGACCGCTCGATCATCTGACCGCGGACGGGAGTACCGTCACCGTGCTCAGCCGTCAGGTCCTGCACCAGCCCGACGCCGACGGTGACGGCGAGTCCGCACCACAGATCCTGGAGATCAACACCGATGTGACCGCGGCCCGCGCCGCCGAACTCGCCCTGGCCGAAAGCGAACAGCGGTTCCGTGGACAGTTCGCGAACTCGGCCGTCGGCCAGGTCATCCAGGCTCTCGACGGGCATCTGCTGGCCGCCAACGCCGCCTACGCCGCGATGCTCGGCCGCACCGTCGAGGAGGTGGTCACGTTCGACAACGACGACCTGCTCGACCCCGATGACCTGGTCGAACACACCAGGCTCACGGCCGGGCTGTTCGCCGGTGAGGCCGTCGCCTACACCCATCAGAGCCGGCTGCGACATGCCGAAGGGCACTGGATCGACGCCGAGGCGACGGTGTCCCTGGTCCGCGACAACTTCGGCCGCCCCAAACACCTCATCGCCGTGGTCACCGATGTGTCCGTCCGCCGTGCCGCCGAACGCGCCCGCGACGACGCGTCCGCCGCCCTGGCCGGCCGGGCCACCGAACTCGAAGCCGCCAACCAGCTCAAACTCGACATCATCGGGATGCTCGGCCACGAGATCGGCAACCCGCTGACCGCGATCCGTGGCCACGCCGAAGTGCTCGTCGACGACTGGTCGCGCCTAACCGACGAGCGCCGGGCCAAGGCCATCGACGCGATCTACCGGCAGGCCGGGCGACTCGACGACATCGTCCAGGAGGTGCTGGCGATGGTGACCATCGAGTCCGGCACGATCCACGCCGATCGGCAGGCGCTGTCGGTGCGTACCGAGATCGGCCGTGCACTTTCGGTCCTCGACGAGATCGTCCCGGTGCTCGGCGACGACGGCCGGGTCGTCGTGCACCCCGGGCACCTGCAGCAGATCCTGGTCAACCTGATCACCAACGCGGCCAAATACGGCGGCGGCGCCACCGCGATCCGGATCGCCGAGGCGGAACGACGGGTCCGGATCACCGTCGAGGACCACGGACCGGGCGTGCCGGACGAGTTCCGCGGCCGGCTCTTCGACCGGCTCACCCGCGCCGACCGGGACGCCCGCCACGTCACCGGCACTGGCCTGGGGCTTTACATCGTCCGCGGGCTGGCCCACGCCAATCACGGCGAGATCGACTACGAACCCCGCCCCGGAGGCGGCTCCCACTTCATCCTCGAACTGCAGGCGACCCCGGACTGA
- a CDS encoding TetR/AcrR family transcriptional regulator yields the protein MARLTRAQQQARTRTAVLGAAIEEFAEHGYADAKIDRIASRVDLTRGAVYSNFPSKRSLYLAVLLDSWPHASLGATETLVTDVTGAAEAFARAWLERLPLATDNVAVARLRSRSVTGVFDDDPGRAVLGELTRLEALLLALSLESCPPVATRRVRLAELILTLLHGADHLAGAAPGFGDPFDVARACGHLTSLDLADVWAPPHLDFVRDAELCDDPWPEPEDGVVVVLGAARLSAAEEAVRAARPGERVTIAVVTGSPTETGALVRLRIGGLATCLRQTFPAAAAPPVHIDLDDGPALAAAIGAEVSDDTETAVRVRAGRIVARAHGRGAGHAVAMALPPTETARS from the coding sequence ATGGCCCGGTTGACACGAGCACAACAGCAGGCACGCACTCGGACCGCCGTGCTCGGCGCGGCGATCGAGGAGTTCGCCGAGCACGGCTATGCCGACGCCAAGATCGACCGGATCGCCTCCCGCGTCGATCTGACCCGTGGCGCCGTCTATTCGAACTTCCCGAGCAAGCGATCCCTCTACCTGGCAGTCCTGCTGGACTCGTGGCCACATGCCTCCCTCGGGGCCACGGAAACACTCGTCACCGACGTCACCGGCGCGGCTGAGGCATTCGCGCGAGCCTGGCTTGAGCGGCTGCCGCTCGCCACCGACAACGTGGCCGTCGCCCGGCTGCGCTCCCGATCGGTGACCGGCGTGTTCGACGACGATCCGGGCCGCGCCGTCCTGGGTGAGCTGACCCGCCTCGAGGCGCTGCTGCTGGCACTCTCGCTGGAGTCCTGCCCACCCGTGGCGACCCGCCGGGTGCGCCTCGCCGAGCTGATCCTCACCCTGCTGCACGGCGCTGACCACCTCGCCGGGGCTGCGCCCGGCTTCGGCGACCCCTTCGACGTGGCGAGAGCTTGCGGTCACCTGACCAGCCTCGACCTGGCCGATGTCTGGGCTCCCCCACACCTTGATTTCGTACGGGACGCCGAGCTCTGCGACGACCCCTGGCCCGAACCCGAGGACGGTGTGGTCGTCGTGCTCGGCGCAGCCCGCCTCAGTGCCGCCGAGGAGGCGGTCCGCGCCGCGCGCCCCGGGGAACGGGTGACGATCGCGGTGGTGACCGGCAGTCCCACCGAGACCGGCGCGCTGGTTCGACTGCGCATCGGCGGGCTGGCGACCTGTCTGCGGCAGACGTTCCCGGCCGCTGCCGCTCCCCCGGTGCACATCGACCTCGACGACGGCCCCGCTCTCGCCGCCGCCATCGGTGCCGAGGTCTCCGACGACACCGAGACAGCCGTCCGTGTCCGAGCCGGCCGGATCGTCGCCCGCGCTCACGGCCGGGGCGCAGGTCACGCCGTCGCGATGGCCCTGCCTCCGACCGAAACGGCGCGATCATGA
- a CDS encoding ATP-binding cassette domain-containing protein, with product MSLAHLRADNVTVRLGARQVLDRVSITVSSGTRLAVVGENGRGKTTLLHVLAGLLTPDEGAVHRSGTIGLAAQALQAAPGDTVGTLTNAALADSRTALAELDEAAAALAANYDTDGTPSKGEARTGTAVGERYSAALESATRLDAWDAERRVDVALEALSACTDRGRELRTLSVGQRYRVRLACLLGAQHDILLLDEPTNHLDAAGLDFLTGRLRAHPGGLAVVSHDRQLLRDVSRQFLDLDPSADGMGHVYTGGYDEWQEGRRRDRVSWEQDYAEQQAEHGRLTAAVDRARSRLTTGWRPDKGVDKHKRQSHTPGVVQALNREREALEAHRITVPAPPPTLRWPDLDIRKGVPLLRAEGVSVPGRMDGPVSVALSGGDRLLVTGGNGTGKSTLLSVLAERLAPGSGAVHRSAETRVGLVGQEVPEWPADTTAHQLLQGRGTMGLLDAEALRTPVRLLSQGQQRRLDLALRLAERPNLLIFDEPTNHLSSALVDELTAALFATSAAVVIATHDRRLLSDLSIWPRLNLGDPTADQHGQS from the coding sequence ATGTCTCTCGCGCACCTGCGTGCCGATAACGTCACTGTCCGACTCGGAGCGCGTCAGGTCCTCGACCGCGTTTCCATCACCGTCTCATCCGGCACCCGACTCGCTGTCGTAGGCGAGAACGGCCGGGGCAAGACCACACTTCTGCACGTCCTGGCCGGGCTGCTGACCCCTGACGAGGGGGCGGTGCACCGGTCCGGAACCATCGGCCTCGCGGCCCAGGCCCTGCAAGCCGCCCCGGGTGACACCGTGGGCACGCTGACGAATGCCGCCCTGGCCGATTCGCGTACGGCCCTGGCGGAGTTGGACGAAGCCGCGGCCGCCCTGGCGGCGAACTACGACACCGACGGCACCCCTTCGAAAGGTGAGGCGAGAACCGGCACTGCGGTGGGGGAGCGGTATTCGGCGGCGCTGGAGAGTGCCACCCGGCTCGACGCTTGGGATGCCGAGCGTCGGGTGGACGTGGCGCTGGAGGCGTTGAGTGCGTGCACCGACCGGGGTCGGGAGCTGCGGACCCTGTCGGTGGGGCAGCGGTATCGGGTTCGGCTGGCGTGTCTGCTCGGGGCGCAGCACGACATCCTGTTGCTGGACGAGCCCACCAACCACCTGGATGCGGCCGGGCTGGACTTCCTGACCGGCCGACTACGAGCTCACCCGGGTGGTCTGGCAGTGGTGAGCCACGACCGGCAGTTGCTGCGGGACGTCAGCCGGCAGTTCCTCGACCTCGACCCCAGTGCGGACGGAATGGGTCACGTCTACACCGGCGGGTATGACGAGTGGCAGGAAGGGCGGCGGCGGGACCGGGTGTCCTGGGAGCAGGACTATGCCGAACAGCAGGCCGAGCATGGTCGACTGACCGCGGCCGTGGACCGGGCGCGGAGCCGGCTCACCACCGGTTGGCGGCCGGACAAGGGCGTCGACAAGCACAAACGCCAGTCCCACACACCCGGAGTGGTGCAGGCGCTCAATCGGGAACGGGAGGCTCTGGAAGCGCATCGGATCACGGTTCCGGCGCCGCCGCCGACACTGCGGTGGCCCGATCTGGACATCCGCAAAGGGGTTCCGTTGCTGAGGGCTGAGGGAGTGTCGGTTCCGGGCCGGATGGACGGACCGGTTTCCGTCGCTCTGTCCGGTGGTGATCGGCTGCTCGTCACCGGTGGCAACGGGACCGGCAAGTCCACGCTGTTGTCAGTGCTGGCGGAGCGGCTGGCACCGGGTTCCGGCGCTGTGCACCGGTCGGCGGAGACCCGGGTGGGCCTGGTCGGTCAAGAAGTGCCGGAGTGGCCGGCCGACACCACCGCCCACCAGCTTCTTCAGGGGCGGGGGACGATGGGGTTGCTTGATGCTGAGGCGTTGCGTACCCCGGTGCGTTTGCTGTCGCAAGGCCAGCAGCGACGGCTGGACCTGGCCCTGCGGCTGGCGGAACGGCCGAACCTGCTGATCTTCGACGAACCGACCAACCATCTGTCGTCCGCCTTGGTCGACGAGCTGACCGCGGCTTTGTTCGCCACCTCGGCTGCTGTCGTGATCGCCACGCACGACCGCCGCCTGCTCAGCGACCTGTCCATCTGGCCACGCCTGAACCTGGGCGACCCGACAGCGGACCAGCACGGTCAGTCCTGA
- a CDS encoding PEP/pyruvate-binding domain-containing protein — MSLGLPVPPGFVITTEACRAFLRDGCLPECLEVELAEALSALESSVDRLPLLVSVRSGAAVSMPGMMNTFLQVGREGPTDPPPQPSANPPFTQDPAVPVGFPSLAPPTVGSSTATSPVRSSTAMAPPTVGSSPAGSRATGSTATGSLGMAKARDADGPSLGVQVRRAVEEVFASWNTPRAVTYRELHDVPHDLGTAVVVQAMVFGDRDSHSGSGVAFSRNPSTGEKSVHGDVLFGHQGEDVVSGRFPTHPLTDLAAREPSVWAALVEALALLERRFRDVCHVEFTYESGRLWFLQVRPGGLSGRAAVRATVELTDEGILDRRTALTRVTPQQLKAARTPRIRLDGALEVIARGVAASPGVATGRIAVTADQAARMAVTGPVILVRPHTSPLDMHGLAAAAGIVTTVGGPTSHAAVVARSLGKPSVVSATALKVDPTTGCVHTPTGLLREGTLITIDGLGGEVVLGSPPITAGDTDPHLARLLSWADEAITEGTT; from the coding sequence ATGAGTCTGGGCCTGCCGGTGCCACCCGGCTTCGTGATCACCACCGAGGCATGCCGCGCCTTCCTCCGCGACGGCTGTCTTCCGGAGTGCCTGGAGGTCGAGCTGGCCGAGGCCCTATCCGCCTTGGAGTCGTCCGTCGACCGGCTCCCGTTGCTGGTGTCGGTCCGATCAGGCGCAGCGGTCTCCATGCCCGGCATGATGAACACCTTTCTTCAGGTGGGTCGCGAAGGTCCCACCGATCCACCGCCGCAACCCTCGGCGAATCCGCCGTTCACTCAAGATCCGGCAGTTCCTGTGGGCTTCCCTTCGCTGGCTCCACCCACGGTGGGTTCATCCACGGCGACTTCGCCCGTCCGGTCCTCAACCGCGATGGCCCCACCCACAGTGGGTTCGTCCCCCGCAGGTTCACGCGCGACGGGTTCGACCGCAACGGGTTCGCTCGGGATGGCGAAAGCACGAGACGCCGATGGTCCGTCGCTGGGGGTTCAGGTTCGACGGGCCGTCGAGGAAGTGTTCGCCTCGTGGAATACGCCGAGGGCCGTCACCTACCGGGAGTTGCATGATGTTCCGCATGACCTGGGGACGGCTGTTGTCGTGCAGGCCATGGTCTTCGGGGACCGTGACTCCCACAGTGGCAGCGGCGTGGCTTTCAGTCGTAACCCGAGCACCGGCGAGAAGTCCGTCCACGGTGACGTCCTCTTCGGTCATCAGGGCGAGGATGTGGTCTCCGGCCGCTTCCCCACTCACCCGCTGACGGATCTGGCGGCGAGGGAGCCTTCCGTCTGGGCGGCTCTGGTCGAAGCCCTGGCCCTTCTGGAGCGCCGTTTCCGGGACGTGTGCCACGTCGAGTTCACCTACGAGTCGGGGCGGCTGTGGTTTCTGCAGGTACGCCCGGGTGGGCTGTCCGGCCGGGCTGCCGTGCGGGCGACGGTCGAGCTGACCGACGAGGGCATACTCGATCGCCGCACCGCCCTGACCCGGGTGACTCCGCAGCAGCTGAAAGCCGCCCGCACTCCGCGTATCCGTCTGGACGGCGCTCTCGAAGTCATCGCCCGGGGTGTGGCCGCGAGTCCGGGGGTAGCCACCGGACGGATCGCGGTCACCGCCGATCAAGCCGCCCGGATGGCCGTGACCGGCCCGGTGATCCTCGTCCGCCCGCACACCTCCCCGCTGGACATGCACGGTCTGGCCGCCGCCGCGGGCATCGTCACCACGGTCGGTGGCCCTACCAGCCATGCCGCAGTGGTCGCCCGTTCCCTGGGCAAACCATCGGTGGTCTCGGCCACCGCCCTCAAGGTCGACCCCACCACCGGATGTGTCCACACTCCCACCGGCCTTCTCCGAGAGGGCACTTTGATCACCATCGACGGACTCGGCGGCGAAGTGGTCCTCGGCAGCCCTCCGATCACCGCCGGTGACACCGATCCCCACCTAGCCCGCCTGCTCTCATGGGCCGACGAGGCAATCACCGAAGGGACTACATGA